One genomic segment of Burkholderia multivorans ATCC BAA-247 includes these proteins:
- a CDS encoding PAAR domain-containing protein: MALQIIVVGDVTSHGGRVVTGSETHLVGDKGIARLFDLVDCPMTYPDGRPHGRNKIIEAHPTFTINGRRVALHGHRCECGCTLIGSGTASVGD; encoded by the coding sequence ATGGCGTTGCAAATTATTGTCGTCGGTGACGTCACATCACACGGTGGACGCGTCGTAACCGGCTCTGAAACACATCTGGTCGGGGACAAGGGCATCGCACGCCTTTTCGATTTGGTCGATTGCCCCATGACGTATCCGGATGGACGTCCACATGGCCGCAACAAGATCATCGAGGCTCATCCGACGTTCACGATCAATGGCCGGCGAGTCGCTTTGCACGGCCACCGCTGCGAATGCGGTTGCACGCTGATTGGTAGCGGTACGGCGAGCGTAGGGGACTAA
- a CDS encoding DUF4123 domain-containing protein — protein MQSQFDETHIRLFALIDGAAAPERLQAVREQAGVKFVNVYEGLPEAESGLASLFLVPVEDPEAAWVAELDRIDRHSPCLSVVWGRVPIDQLAVHLRAFLFADIGDGVTAMVRFFDPRNTGAVFSVWGESIRDIFMGPIDRWMYRGRHRDWQRVENDTLHGAKICRSILIELEQEDVDALTAHTEPDELLAVMTDAGLVDGALPYLDRLADFMPRYERALNWMLTEPSDKLGFCRETYRYGIAFDRNPQIAEALDRRTQLGTTFYSAMDEVPSHVWRELDRESRSRSRSSSGTSS, from the coding sequence ATGCAATCCCAATTCGACGAAACGCATATTCGTCTATTCGCGCTCATTGATGGCGCGGCGGCCCCTGAACGACTGCAAGCCGTGCGCGAGCAAGCCGGCGTGAAGTTCGTGAACGTCTACGAGGGACTGCCGGAGGCCGAGTCCGGGTTGGCGTCGCTCTTTCTCGTGCCCGTGGAGGATCCGGAGGCGGCATGGGTAGCCGAGCTCGATCGTATCGATCGGCATTCTCCCTGTCTGTCGGTCGTCTGGGGGCGTGTGCCGATCGATCAATTGGCGGTTCACCTTCGTGCCTTTCTGTTCGCGGACATCGGCGATGGTGTGACGGCAATGGTCAGATTCTTCGACCCTCGTAACACCGGCGCCGTGTTCAGCGTATGGGGCGAATCGATTCGCGACATTTTCATGGGGCCGATCGACCGGTGGATGTATCGCGGGCGGCACCGCGACTGGCAGCGCGTCGAGAACGACACGCTGCATGGCGCAAAAATTTGCCGCTCCATCCTGATCGAACTCGAACAGGAGGATGTCGATGCGTTGACCGCGCACACCGAGCCGGACGAATTGCTCGCGGTGATGACCGACGCTGGTCTGGTCGACGGTGCGCTGCCCTATCTCGATCGACTGGCCGACTTCATGCCGCGCTACGAACGAGCGCTGAATTGGATGCTGACCGAGCCGTCCGACAAACTCGGTTTCTGCCGGGAAACATATCGATATGGAATCGCGTTCGATCGGAATCCGCAAATTGCGGAAGCGCTGGACAGGCGAACGCAGCTTGGTACGACGTTTTACTCGGCGATGGACGAAGTGCCATCGCACGTCTGGCGTGAGCTCGATCGCGAGAGCCGTTCACGTTCCCGGTCGTCCAGCGGTACCTCCTCATGA
- a CDS encoding T6SS phospholipase effector Tle1-like catalytic domain-containing protein: protein MNLKWPEPMSEGGRLTNHEADDAWVTGYCHVAGSVMSCQRSLHISLFFDGTNNNDDEDNPRWRDSNTWCHTNVARLYKAAIFEPNDGIYKYYIAGVGTPFEKIGEGTYSQDGKALAKGFNQRCVWAYTRVLNSVYGAILEDSRWELIPDDDAKQLSNIGAFCDKTTFDLHFDDRLKILQVAHANAKTENTIKKIWINAIGFSRGAAAARAFVNKLVNEWAPSGMLGKPEHGPTLPYQVNFMGLFDTVASVGLPDSFRTALNLDLLDGHAHFASDDGLAIPDWVRSCVHAFSIHEQRMSFPLDSIRQGGGYTGGEVRREIAYPGVHSDVGGGYGPGDQGKGCDESGNGMDERKLSQIALHDMYIAALRYGVPMMKASDILAIDYLAEDFKLHADTIAAFNAWLKTTSPISSVEEAMSFGMSQMLSWRALRAQFTKGSYVTNQGFYKRAREDRLTPRKMTQAVEKAKPNDARLRELNAKRNKALAKLWHAKTSRPYPQHIPAIDAAQKELDAVDLEIRSRLEEIYAEIAYADVAQDKRPRSGRPGEGEGDITANDKTDLLQGAEEMRLLLAHLHPEQRTDLSVDVSDATVIPPSHDGDAQPKRILSVRHAPPLDDASDVDSPRMSLVDVGAIKFHATRTSLMQTYNVADDVLPKPVAEVESFLKKHTSMHALSSLPQAAVKLFDDYVHDSRCWFRVPYFHEYAPGGYGWPRVVFVGKERLSWLGQDPLAVALREFDGAEAAIA, encoded by the coding sequence ATGAACCTGAAATGGCCGGAACCGATGTCGGAAGGCGGGCGGTTGACGAACCACGAAGCGGACGATGCGTGGGTGACGGGGTATTGCCATGTCGCGGGTTCGGTGATGTCGTGTCAACGGAGTTTGCATATTTCGTTGTTCTTTGACGGTACGAACAACAACGATGACGAAGATAATCCGAGGTGGAGAGACTCCAACACCTGGTGTCATACAAACGTCGCACGACTGTACAAGGCGGCGATTTTTGAGCCCAATGACGGTATATATAAATACTACATCGCGGGTGTTGGCACGCCTTTCGAGAAAATTGGTGAAGGCACGTATTCTCAAGACGGTAAGGCGCTTGCGAAAGGATTCAATCAAAGATGCGTATGGGCGTACACGCGCGTACTCAATTCAGTCTACGGCGCAATTCTGGAAGATTCGCGATGGGAGCTAATTCCTGACGATGACGCAAAACAACTGAGCAACATCGGCGCTTTCTGCGACAAAACCACGTTCGACCTGCACTTCGATGATCGACTGAAAATACTCCAAGTCGCACATGCCAACGCAAAAACGGAAAACACGATCAAGAAGATCTGGATCAACGCGATCGGTTTTTCCCGTGGCGCGGCTGCGGCGCGAGCGTTCGTGAACAAACTCGTGAACGAATGGGCGCCGAGCGGCATGCTGGGGAAGCCGGAGCACGGTCCAACGTTGCCCTATCAGGTGAACTTCATGGGCCTGTTTGACACGGTTGCATCCGTAGGATTGCCAGATTCTTTTCGTACCGCGTTGAATCTGGACCTCCTCGATGGACATGCGCATTTCGCCAGCGATGATGGTCTGGCGATTCCCGACTGGGTTCGCAGTTGCGTCCACGCGTTCTCGATTCACGAGCAACGCATGAGTTTTCCGCTTGACTCCATTCGGCAGGGTGGCGGTTACACCGGCGGTGAGGTGCGTCGAGAGATCGCATATCCGGGCGTGCATTCGGACGTGGGTGGTGGATATGGACCGGGCGACCAGGGCAAGGGCTGCGATGAGTCCGGAAACGGAATGGACGAAAGAAAGCTCAGCCAGATTGCGCTGCACGACATGTATATCGCAGCCCTTCGGTACGGCGTGCCGATGATGAAGGCGAGCGATATTCTCGCAATTGACTATTTGGCCGAGGATTTCAAACTCCACGCCGACACCATCGCAGCCTTCAATGCCTGGCTGAAAACAACCAGCCCGATCAGTAGCGTCGAGGAAGCCATGTCCTTCGGTATGTCTCAGATGCTGAGCTGGCGTGCATTGCGGGCACAGTTCACGAAGGGCTCTTATGTCACGAACCAGGGCTTTTACAAGCGCGCGCGAGAAGATCGGCTGACGCCGCGCAAGATGACGCAGGCGGTCGAGAAGGCCAAACCGAATGATGCGCGCCTTCGGGAGTTGAATGCCAAGCGCAATAAGGCATTGGCAAAGTTGTGGCATGCGAAAACAAGTCGACCGTATCCGCAGCATATTCCTGCGATCGATGCCGCCCAGAAAGAACTTGATGCCGTAGACCTCGAGATCCGGAGCCGGCTGGAAGAGATCTACGCGGAGATTGCCTACGCCGACGTCGCTCAGGACAAGCGTCCGCGGTCGGGCCGCCCAGGAGAAGGGGAAGGCGATATCACGGCCAACGACAAAACGGATCTGCTCCAGGGCGCGGAGGAAATGCGTTTGCTATTGGCGCATCTTCACCCTGAACAGCGTACCGATCTTTCAGTCGACGTATCCGACGCGACCGTTATACCGCCGAGCCATGACGGGGATGCGCAACCGAAGCGGATTCTCTCGGTGCGACACGCACCCCCGCTCGACGATGCTTCCGACGTCGATTCGCCGCGAATGTCGTTGGTAGACGTCGGCGCGATCAAGTTTCATGCGACGCGTACTTCCTTGATGCAAACGTACAACGTTGCTGACGACGTGTTGCCGAAGCCCGTCGCGGAAGTGGAATCGTTTCTGAAGAAGCACACATCGATGCACGCGCTCAGTTCGCTACCCCAAGCCGCAGTCAAACTGTTCGACGACTACGTCCACGACAGCCGGTGCTGGTTCCGCGTGCCGTATTTCCACGAATACGCGCCGGGCGGATACGGATGGCCGCGCGTGGTCTTTGTCGGCAAGGAACGCCTGTCATGGCTTGGCCAGGATCCGCTCGCGGTCGCGCTCCGAGAGTTTGACGGAGCAGAAGCGGCGATTGCTTGA
- a CDS encoding DUF3304 domain-containing protein produces the protein MKTNRFIGVVVLLVLLAGCAGLHADESSTVEIPKRIELSSGDSRSMNYTPWYIHKFSISGPKGTRIGGGGGNMRAMREDGSPGQAGGQCCTRYPREWQPDLRLTIRWLVDKKNKKTSGWYKAENVRIEPYITGQTAGVWAIFLPGDRVKIVVGNPSASDLAPNAGPPSASDPYVVQGAPDEEWNYEYPKGVMRGIQ, from the coding sequence ATGAAAACGAATCGATTTATTGGTGTGGTGGTGTTGCTGGTGCTTCTCGCGGGATGCGCTGGCCTGCATGCCGATGAGTCGTCTACGGTCGAGATTCCGAAGAGAATCGAGCTGAGCAGTGGTGACTCGCGTTCGATGAATTATACGCCGTGGTACATCCATAAATTCTCGATCTCTGGGCCAAAGGGAACAAGAATCGGTGGCGGAGGTGGGAATATGCGTGCGATGAGGGAGGACGGTAGCCCAGGTCAAGCGGGAGGCCAATGCTGCACGCGCTACCCGAGAGAATGGCAGCCTGACCTCCGGTTGACGATCCGGTGGTTGGTCGACAAAAAGAACAAGAAGACGTCGGGTTGGTACAAGGCCGAGAATGTTCGAATTGAGCCCTATATCACCGGTCAGACAGCGGGTGTGTGGGCGATTTTTCTCCCAGGAGATCGTGTAAAGATTGTAGTTGGGAATCCCAGTGCATCTGATCTTGCGCCCAACGCTGGGCCACCATCAGCTAGCGATCCGTACGTGGTACAGGGCGCTCCCGATGAAGAATGGAATTATGAGTATCCGAAGGGTGTGATGCGGGGGATTCAATAA
- a CDS encoding DUF3304 domain-containing protein gives MKKNRFSGVVAVVLVLVLLAGCAGLHADEPSTVKMPKTVELNSGDSRSMNYTPWYIHKFSISGPKGTRIGGGGGNMSPMDDNGNPGQSGGKCCMRYPMEWQPDLRLTIRWLVDKKNKKTSGWYKAENVRIPQYDGSRSGGVWAIFLPGDRVKLMVADGNANGRNSVAVRPGDDDPDVAQGVPDEEWNYEYPKGVMRRIK, from the coding sequence ATGAAAAAGAATCGATTTAGTGGTGTAGTGGCGGTGGTGCTGGTGCTGGTGCTTCTCGCGGGATGCGCTGGCCTACATGCCGATGAGCCGTCTACGGTCAAGATGCCGAAGACAGTCGAGCTGAATAGTGGTGATTCACGCTCGATGAATTATACGCCGTGGTACATCCATAAATTCTCGATCTCTGGGCCAAAGGGAACAAGAATCGGTGGTGGAGGTGGGAACATGTCGCCGATGGATGACAACGGTAATCCGGGGCAATCCGGAGGCAAATGCTGTATGCGTTATCCGATGGAATGGCAGCCTGACCTCCGGTTGACGATCCGGTGGTTGGTCGACAAAAAGAACAAGAAGACGTCGGGTTGGTACAAGGCCGAGAATGTTCGAATTCCGCAGTATGACGGAAGCCGATCAGGGGGCGTATGGGCGATCTTTTTACCGGGAGATCGGGTCAAGCTTATGGTGGCTGACGGCAACGCCAATGGTCGTAATTCGGTAGCGGTACGTCCGGGAGACGACGATCCTGATGTGGCGCAGGGTGTTCCCGACGAAGAATGGAATTATGAGTATCCGAAGGGCGTGATGCGGAGGATTAAATAA
- a CDS encoding DUF3304 domain-containing protein — protein sequence MKTNRFSGVVAVLLVLLAGCAGLHADELPTVETPKRVDLSSGDSRSMNYTPWYIHTFSISGPNGTRIGGGGGNMWPMEEDGYPGHSGGQCCTRYPREWQPDLRLTVRWKVDKKMDGKTPGYWYKADNVRLEPYITGQTSGVWAIFLPGDRVKLVVGNPNARDLARNAGPPAASDPYVVQGTLDEEWNRLYRYRGSKK from the coding sequence ATGAAAACGAATCGATTTAGTGGTGTGGTGGCGGTGTTGCTGGTGCTTCTCGCGGGATGCGCTGGCCTGCATGCCGATGAGTTGCCTACGGTCGAGACGCCGAAGAGAGTCGACCTGAGCAGTGGTGACTCGCGTTCGATGAACTATACGCCGTGGTACATCCACACATTCTCGATTTCTGGGCCGAACGGAACAAGAATCGGTGGTGGAGGTGGGAACATGTGGCCGATGGAAGAGGACGGTTATCCAGGGCATTCCGGAGGCCAATGCTGTACGCGCTACCCCAGAGAATGGCAGCCTGACCTGAGGTTGACGGTGCGATGGAAGGTCGACAAGAAGATGGACGGCAAAACTCCGGGTTATTGGTATAAGGCCGACAATGTTCGACTTGAGCCATATATCACCGGTCAGACGTCGGGGGTATGGGCGATTTTCTTGCCTGGTGATCGCGTCAAGCTCGTAGTCGGTAACCCGAACGCGCGCGATCTTGCACGCAATGCAGGACCACCGGCGGCTAGCGATCCATACGTCGTACAGGGTACGCTCGATGAGGAATGGAATCGCTTGTATCGTTACCGCGGATCGAAGAAATGA
- a CDS encoding DUF3304 domain-containing protein: MTANRLSGVLVVLLVFVAGCAGLHADESSTVEMPKTVELNSGDSRSMNYTPWYIHTFSISGPKGTRIGGGGGNMSPMEEDGYPGHSGGQCCTRYPREWQPDLRLTVRWLVDKKNKKTSGWYKAENVRIEPYITGQTAGVWAIFLPGDRVKVVVGNPNASDLAPNAGPPAASDPYVVQGAPDEEWNYEYPKGVMRRIK, from the coding sequence ATGACAGCAAATCGATTGAGTGGGGTTCTTGTGGTTCTGCTGGTGTTTGTCGCGGGATGCGCTGGTTTGCATGCCGATGAGTCGTCTACGGTCGAGATGCCGAAGACAGTCGAGCTGAATAGCGGTGATTCACGTTCGATGAATTATACGCCGTGGTACATCCACACATTCTCGATTTCTGGGCCGAAGGGAACAAGAATCGGTGGTGGAGGTGGGAACATGTCGCCGATGGAAGAGGACGGTTATCCAGGGCATTCGGGAGGCCAATGCTGTACGCGTTACCCCAGAGAATGGCAGCCTGACCTCCGGTTGACGGTGCGGTGGTTGGTCGACAAAAAGAACAAGAAGACGTCGGGTTGGTACAAGGCCGAGAATGTTCGAATTGAACCATATATCACTGGTCAGACAGCGGGTGTGTGGGCGATTTTTCTCCCAGGAGATCGCGTGAAGGTTGTAGTTGGAAATCCCAATGCATCTGATCTTGCACCCAACGCCGGACCACCAGCAGCTAGCGATCCGTATGTGGTGCAGGGCGCTCCCGACGAAGAATGGAATTATGAGTATCCGAAGGGCGTGATGCGGAGGATTAAATAA
- a CDS encoding type VI secretion system Vgr family protein, whose amino-acid sequence MALFDASRTLSVSGAALPTYGGQSLLTPVRLTGGETIGELFEYVLELKTPDALAFSPSIAANVDLDALIGTEVTVSIQLEGRGHFIPGLAGGAGMGNIGAGMREITGIVSQAMIVREDGRSIVYALTLRPWLWHATKNSDCRIFQDMSVVEITDAVLSVYPFPVDKRLTTPRPNKVWPKRDIQRQHFESDWMFLQRLWEEWGIYYFFEHGEGKHRLVLCDSMGALQPLGDAYAELRYEPPTSRHIDEEHIHEFSVSHALTTGAVTAVDYDYTLPRANLTVTREDPRDTGLAHQERYSWGDYAQPQAGAAGLSGAHNEPRTEAEYLTLVQMQAWRCQGLRAHGKGNLRGMVTGQTFVLSHYPQEAANREYAVIACRLTIEEIGEASGAGQQYRCEADFTVQPTNEPFRLLRTIAKPRMNGVEYAVVTCPDNQEIWTDAYGRVKLQFLWDRLGRNDERSSCWVRVAGAWHGDQFGGVFLPRRGQEVEVAFVNGDPDLPIVVGSAVNAFNMPPFALPANQALAGYRSKEIGGRRANTLAFDDTNGKIQAHLSSDEGCSQLNLGYITRIAGNAGRQEERGRGFELATGLWGVVRSAMGMLITTQGRPGADGQVKSMSETLSQLDDAHRLHDFMSKAAQEAEAQDVDGHQSDVAKAISRQNEQIRGRASEANPFAELAEPHLVIAGKAGVQLVTPATAHVAAQQVAVTSEGHIGIASGSSFFASIRDTIRFVAQKGIVKFVSAAGDIVLHALTQSIVARAQKQILLEADEIILRGKRKIRFEVNGSFTNMDASGIVHGTSGKFLAHASFHQLPGPLSQAVDLAPKKICIECLMKAARSGTALVLR is encoded by the coding sequence ATGGCTTTGTTTGACGCATCACGGACGCTATCGGTTTCCGGCGCGGCGTTGCCGACGTACGGTGGCCAATCGCTCCTGACGCCGGTGAGGCTCACGGGCGGCGAGACGATAGGCGAGTTGTTCGAATACGTCCTGGAACTGAAGACGCCGGACGCGCTCGCGTTCTCGCCGAGCATCGCGGCGAACGTCGATCTCGATGCGTTGATCGGCACGGAGGTGACCGTATCGATTCAGCTCGAGGGCCGTGGGCATTTCATTCCGGGCCTTGCCGGTGGTGCCGGAATGGGAAATATCGGCGCAGGCATGCGCGAGATCACCGGCATTGTCAGTCAGGCGATGATCGTTCGCGAAGACGGCCGATCGATCGTCTATGCGCTGACGCTGCGACCGTGGCTCTGGCATGCGACCAAGAATAGCGACTGCCGCATTTTCCAGGACATGTCGGTTGTCGAGATCACGGACGCCGTGCTGTCGGTCTATCCGTTTCCGGTGGATAAACGGCTGACGACGCCTCGGCCGAACAAGGTATGGCCCAAGCGCGACATTCAGCGCCAGCATTTCGAAAGCGACTGGATGTTCCTGCAGCGTTTGTGGGAAGAGTGGGGCATCTACTACTTCTTCGAGCACGGCGAAGGCAAGCATCGGCTCGTACTTTGCGATTCGATGGGCGCGCTCCAGCCGCTCGGCGACGCCTATGCCGAGCTTCGCTACGAACCGCCGACCAGTCGGCACATCGACGAGGAACATATCCACGAATTCTCGGTGTCACATGCGCTGACGACGGGCGCGGTGACGGCTGTCGACTACGACTACACGTTGCCGCGCGCGAATCTGACCGTGACGCGCGAAGATCCTCGCGATACGGGCCTCGCCCATCAGGAGCGCTATTCGTGGGGTGACTATGCACAGCCGCAAGCGGGTGCGGCCGGACTCTCCGGCGCGCACAACGAGCCGCGCACCGAAGCGGAATACCTCACGCTGGTGCAGATGCAGGCGTGGCGGTGTCAGGGATTGAGGGCCCACGGCAAGGGCAATTTGCGCGGCATGGTCACCGGGCAGACGTTCGTGCTGTCGCACTACCCGCAAGAGGCGGCGAATCGCGAGTATGCCGTGATTGCTTGCCGGCTGACGATCGAAGAGATCGGCGAAGCTTCCGGGGCCGGTCAGCAGTATCGGTGCGAAGCGGATTTCACCGTGCAACCGACCAATGAGCCGTTTCGTCTATTGCGCACGATTGCGAAGCCGCGGATGAACGGCGTCGAGTATGCCGTCGTGACGTGTCCCGACAACCAGGAAATCTGGACCGATGCCTACGGGCGCGTGAAGCTGCAGTTTCTCTGGGATCGGCTCGGCAGGAACGACGAGCGTTCCAGTTGTTGGGTGCGCGTTGCCGGCGCGTGGCACGGCGATCAGTTCGGCGGCGTTTTTCTTCCGCGTCGGGGGCAGGAGGTCGAGGTTGCCTTCGTCAATGGCGATCCGGACTTGCCGATCGTCGTGGGAAGCGCGGTGAACGCATTCAACATGCCGCCGTTCGCGTTGCCGGCGAATCAGGCGCTCGCCGGCTACCGAAGCAAGGAAATCGGCGGCCGTCGGGCGAATACGCTGGCTTTCGACGATACGAACGGCAAGATCCAGGCGCATCTGTCGAGCGATGAAGGGTGTTCGCAGTTGAATCTGGGGTACATCACGCGTATTGCGGGGAATGCGGGGCGGCAGGAGGAGCGGGGTCGAGGCTTTGAGCTTGCAACGGGTTTGTGGGGGGTAGTGCGATCGGCGATGGGAATGCTGATTACCACCCAAGGTAGGCCGGGAGCGGATGGGCAAGTAAAGAGCATGTCCGAGACGCTGTCCCAACTCGACGACGCCCATAGGCTTCACGACTTCATGAGCAAGGCGGCTCAGGAGGCGGAGGCGCAGGATGTCGACGGGCACCAGTCGGATGTGGCCAAAGCGATTTCCCGACAGAACGAACAGATTCGCGGCCGAGCAAGCGAGGCGAATCCGTTTGCCGAATTGGCCGAGCCGCATCTCGTGATTGCCGGCAAGGCGGGCGTTCAACTCGTTACGCCCGCCACCGCGCACGTCGCTGCGCAACAGGTCGCCGTGACCAGCGAGGGGCATATCGGGATCGCGAGCGGTAGCAGTTTTTTCGCGAGCATACGCGACACCATCCGTTTTGTCGCCCAAAAGGGGATCGTGAAATTTGTTTCAGCGGCCGGCGATATCGTGCTTCACGCGTTGACGCAATCGATCGTTGCGCGTGCGCAGAAGCAGATCCTTCTCGAGGCAGACGAAATCATCTTGCGCGGGAAGCGAAAAATCCGTTTCGAGGTCAACGGTAGTTTCACGAATATGGATGCGTCGGGAATCGTGCACGGCACGTCCGGAAAATTTCTTGCCCATGCGTCGTTTCACCAGCTTCCGGGGCCTTTGAGCCAGGCAGTCGATCTCGCTCCGAAGAAGATTTGTATCGAATGCTTGATGAAGGCAGCGCGAAGTGGGACGGCACTTGTATTGAGATAG
- the tssK gene encoding type VI secretion system baseplate subunit TssK, whose protein sequence is MSWYAKVAWQEGLFFRPQLFQQQERYFERYAHMRAAPLSPFFFGFVHYALDLESLALGKVIVKSAAGVFADGTPFDAPGNTPLPPPLTVRPEHLDQVIYLAVPVRLPNCEETTFEDTPDSMARYQVFDAELRDSNSVGLAPESVQLSNLRLRLVPEKELGNAWIGLALTSVKTIRADGSIELDDTIVPPVSGYGASDLLTSWVTKIHDLAHLRANALSQRLAGTDDTTASAATVTDYLLLQILNRYEPLLQHMLRVPTTSPAEVYTLLIAMAGELSTHLRTDTRRPLDTHPPYRHTTPHLCLKPLVDDTHRLLNAVLVRSAQSIALEDRGHGMRNAVVDPADMQGFASLVLAVHAAMPPDVLRQQFLAQVKAGPSEKLPSLVRSHLPGIGMQALPVPPRQIPFNAGYIYYELTQGGALWEEVVRHGGIALHVAGEFPSLKLELWGVRA, encoded by the coding sequence ATGAGCTGGTACGCCAAGGTCGCCTGGCAGGAAGGGTTGTTTTTCAGACCGCAGCTTTTCCAGCAACAGGAGCGCTACTTCGAGAGATACGCGCACATGCGTGCGGCGCCGCTGTCGCCGTTTTTCTTCGGTTTCGTGCATTACGCGCTCGATCTGGAGTCGCTCGCGCTCGGGAAAGTGATCGTCAAGTCGGCCGCCGGCGTGTTCGCCGACGGCACGCCGTTCGATGCGCCGGGCAATACGCCGCTGCCGCCGCCGTTGACCGTTCGTCCGGAACACCTCGACCAGGTGATCTATCTGGCCGTGCCGGTACGTTTGCCGAACTGCGAGGAAACGACGTTCGAGGATACGCCCGATTCGATGGCGCGCTATCAAGTGTTCGATGCCGAGCTGCGCGACTCGAATTCGGTCGGGCTGGCGCCTGAGTCCGTCCAGCTGTCGAACCTGCGGCTGCGTCTGGTGCCGGAGAAGGAACTCGGCAACGCATGGATCGGTCTTGCACTGACGAGTGTAAAGACCATTCGCGCGGACGGCAGCATCGAACTGGACGACACGATCGTGCCGCCCGTATCGGGCTATGGCGCGAGCGATTTGCTGACGAGCTGGGTCACGAAGATCCACGATCTCGCTCATCTGCGCGCAAATGCGCTGTCGCAGCGGCTGGCCGGCACGGACGACACGACCGCGAGCGCGGCGACGGTTACGGATTACCTGCTGTTGCAGATTCTCAACCGGTACGAGCCCTTGCTGCAGCACATGCTGCGCGTGCCGACCACGTCGCCGGCGGAGGTCTACACGCTGCTGATCGCGATGGCGGGCGAGCTGTCGACCCATCTACGCACCGACACGCGCCGGCCGCTCGATACGCATCCGCCTTATCGGCATACGACTCCGCATCTTTGCCTGAAGCCGCTCGTCGACGACACGCACCGGCTGCTCAATGCCGTGCTCGTGCGTAGCGCGCAGAGCATCGCGCTCGAGGATCGGGGGCACGGCATGCGCAATGCGGTGGTCGATCCGGCCGATATGCAGGGTTTCGCTTCGCTGGTGCTCGCCGTGCATGCGGCGATGCCGCCCGACGTGCTGCGTCAGCAGTTTCTCGCGCAGGTGAAGGCGGGGCCGTCGGAAAAGCTGCCGAGCCTCGTGCGCAGTCATTTGCCGGGTATCGGCATGCAGGCGCTGCCGGTGCCGCCGCGGCAGATTCCGTTCAACGCGGGATATATCTATTACGAGCTGACACAGGGCGGGGCGCTGTGGGAGGAGGTGGTGCGTCACGGCGGGATCGCGTTGCATGTGGCGGGGGAGTTTCCGTCGCTCAAGCTGGAACTTTGGGGTGTACGTGCGTAA
- the tssJ gene encoding type VI secretion system lipoprotein TssJ, with translation MRSILTAASLAVAVLLSACASGEPKPKAPIRLELAINAASDVNPDDRGHAAPILVRLYELKNGNAFEAADFFSLETQEKTVLAADVVKRDQFQLRPGEHRKVVRRPDPETTAIGVIAAYRDLPNAVWRSVYTMPAAPDKAWYRLVTPKLKLTVDLSAKAVAIEETKK, from the coding sequence TGCGTTCGATTCTGACCGCCGCTTCGCTCGCCGTCGCCGTGCTGCTCTCCGCCTGCGCGAGCGGTGAACCGAAGCCGAAGGCGCCCATTCGGCTCGAACTGGCCATCAACGCGGCATCCGACGTGAATCCGGACGATCGCGGGCACGCGGCGCCGATTCTGGTGCGTCTCTATGAGCTGAAGAACGGCAACGCATTCGAAGCGGCGGATTTCTTTTCGCTGGAAACACAGGAGAAGACGGTGCTGGCGGCCGACGTCGTCAAGCGCGACCAGTTCCAGTTGCGCCCCGGCGAGCATCGGAAGGTTGTCCGGCGGCCCGATCCGGAAACGACTGCCATCGGCGTGATCGCGGCCTATCGCGATCTGCCGAATGCGGTATGGCGGTCGGTCTACACGATGCCTGCCGCGCCCGACAAGGCGTGGTACCGGCTTGTTACACCGAAGCTGAAACTGACTGTCGATCTCTCGGCCAAGGCCGTCGCGATCGAGGAAACGAAGAAATGA